One segment of Caldanaerobius polysaccharolyticus DSM 13641 DNA contains the following:
- a CDS encoding serine hydroxymethyltransferase gives MEIAVIRDTDPEIADAILKELDRQRNKIELIASENFVSRAVMEAMGTPLTNKYAEGYPGKRYYGGCEYVDIVEELAIKRLKELYGAEYANVQPHSGAQANEAVYFAVLKPGDTVMGMSLAHGGHLTHGSPVNISGQYYNFVAYGVDENGYINYDEVREIALKYRPRLIVAGASAYPRIIDFKRFREIADECGAYLMVDMAHIAGLVAAGLHPNPVEYAQFVTTTTHKTLRGPRGGAILAKEEFAKAINKAVFPGLQGGPLMHVIAAKAVCFKEALSDEFKAYQRQIVKNAKALSQALMERGFNLVSGGTDNHLMLVDLRNRGITGKEAEKRLDEVGITVNKNAIPFDPQKPNITSGLRLGTPAVTTRGMKEDDMRIIADIIDIVLRPEFDAEKAKSMVKSLCNAYPLYKDMPLL, from the coding sequence ATGGAGATAGCCGTAATCAGGGATACCGATCCTGAAATAGCTGATGCGATTTTAAAAGAGCTGGACAGGCAGAGAAATAAAATCGAATTAATAGCGTCAGAAAATTTCGTAAGCCGTGCTGTCATGGAGGCGATGGGAACTCCGCTGACCAATAAGTATGCAGAAGGCTATCCAGGCAAAAGGTATTATGGTGGATGTGAATACGTGGACATCGTGGAAGAGCTGGCGATAAAAAGACTTAAAGAGCTATATGGAGCTGAATATGCCAATGTACAGCCTCATTCGGGTGCTCAGGCTAATGAGGCGGTGTATTTTGCGGTGTTAAAGCCAGGCGATACGGTCATGGGCATGAGCCTGGCCCATGGAGGACATCTTACCCATGGAAGTCCTGTGAACATATCTGGGCAATATTACAACTTTGTTGCTTATGGCGTAGACGAGAACGGTTATATAAATTACGATGAGGTAAGGGAGATAGCTCTTAAATATAGGCCCAGGCTTATCGTAGCTGGTGCCAGCGCCTATCCCAGAATAATTGATTTTAAGAGGTTTAGGGAGATAGCTGATGAATGCGGTGCGTATTTGATGGTAGATATGGCGCATATAGCGGGTCTGGTTGCCGCAGGTCTACATCCAAATCCGGTAGAATACGCTCAATTTGTAACTACCACAACCCACAAGACTCTCAGGGGGCCTAGAGGAGGAGCGATTCTAGCAAAAGAGGAATTTGCTAAGGCTATAAATAAGGCGGTTTTTCCTGGCCTGCAAGGGGGACCGTTGATGCATGTCATCGCTGCAAAAGCTGTATGCTTTAAAGAGGCTTTATCCGATGAATTCAAGGCGTATCAACGTCAGATTGTCAAAAATGCTAAGGCATTATCTCAAGCCCTTATGGAAAGGGGGTTTAACCTGGTCTCAGGGGGAACTGACAATCACTTGATGTTGGTGGATTTGAGAAACAGGGGCATAACTGGTAAAGAGGCTGAAAAAAGATTAGATGAAGTAGGTATAACCGTCAATAAAAATGCTATACCTTTTGATCCACAAAAACCGAATATAACCAGTGGACTTAGATTGGGAACGCCGGCAGTTACTACTAGAGGCATGAAAGAAGATGATATGAGGATTATAGCTGATATCATAGATATAGTACTCAGGCCTGAATTTGATGCGGAAAAAGCTAAGTCTATGGTAAAATCTCTATGCAATGCGTACCCGCTTTACAAAGATATGCCGTTATTGTAA
- a CDS encoding lipid II flippase Amj family protein has protein sequence MLNVDINRLVLVCSATFIIQFIDTLSYSIRPSGVRTGKIAIALSLFNILALISRLSNMVQTPFLSSIVDIAIKENKVSSLAIVFRLVIATATVATILGIAFIPSFVRIFSKAIDRLDASGSVPRLILNSMSIRRIKDLAQNIVRPRIDMIQNTKNANIPKGFLILNIPITAIYTVGMLSAIYAGALLPQFRLTASSLSGIINGMATILLAVMVDPVAAMVTDQALHGKRTLRDVNAMVIYLVGGKLLGTILGQIIFVPAAEFIVFIAKLIV, from the coding sequence ATGCTTAATGTAGACATAAACAGATTAGTGCTGGTATGTAGTGCCACATTTATAATCCAATTTATCGATACATTGTCGTATTCTATAAGGCCTTCGGGAGTGAGAACAGGTAAGATAGCTATCGCTTTATCACTTTTTAATATACTGGCGTTAATTTCGAGGCTTTCTAATATGGTTCAGACGCCTTTTCTAAGCAGTATAGTGGATATAGCCATAAAAGAGAATAAAGTGTCTTCGCTGGCCATAGTGTTCAGGCTTGTAATAGCTACTGCAACGGTTGCCACGATTTTAGGTATTGCATTTATACCATCCTTTGTGAGGATATTCTCTAAAGCGATAGACAGGCTGGATGCTTCAGGCTCTGTGCCCAGGCTTATACTTAATTCTATGTCTATAAGGCGCATAAAAGACCTCGCGCAAAATATCGTCAGGCCGAGGATAGATATGATACAAAATACCAAAAACGCTAACATTCCCAAGGGCTTTTTGATACTCAATATACCTATAACTGCTATATACACGGTAGGTATGTTATCAGCCATATATGCTGGAGCATTGTTGCCTCAGTTCAGGTTGACGGCCAGTTCGCTTTCGGGTATTATTAACGGCATGGCCACTATATTACTGGCTGTAATGGTTGATCCTGTAGCAGCTATGGTTACAGATCAGGCCCTACACGGCAAGAGGACCTTAAGAGATGTTAATGCCATGGTGATCTACTTGGTGGGCGGCAAACTTCTTGGCACGATTTTAGGGCAGATCATATTTGTGCCTGCTGCCGAATTTATCGTGTTCATAGCAAAATTGATTGTCTAG
- a CDS encoding methionine ABC transporter ATP-binding protein, translating to MIKIQNLSKVYDTGGQKVVALDDISLTIKDGSIFGIIGLSGAGKSSLVRCINRLEEPTKGRIYIDDIDITALDKKQLREMRKKIGMIFQHFNLLSNATVYENVAFPLRIANYPKDKIKDRVHELLRLVDLEEKAYSYPSQLSGGQKQRVGIARALANHPRLLLSDEATSALDPMTTRSILKLLKEINKKFGITIIVITHEMDVIKEICDEVAVIENGKIIEQADVVDLFTNPSTQTTRAFIEDITANLPEDIKILEKPGEKFIKISFTGTATSEAVISNMIRKYGVDVNIIRGTIDNVKDISIGKLLVKVSGDAEGVSSSLQYLKEKGLKVEVLTDEQHNK from the coding sequence ATGATAAAAATCCAGAACTTATCTAAAGTATACGACACCGGTGGTCAAAAAGTTGTAGCATTAGACGACATAAGCCTCACTATCAAAGACGGAAGCATATTCGGTATAATAGGTCTAAGCGGCGCCGGCAAATCGTCATTGGTAAGATGTATAAATCGGCTTGAAGAACCTACAAAAGGCCGTATATATATCGACGATATAGACATCACAGCGCTGGATAAAAAACAACTGAGGGAGATGCGCAAAAAAATAGGGATGATTTTTCAGCACTTTAACCTGTTGTCCAACGCTACCGTCTACGAAAACGTGGCCTTCCCCCTTAGGATAGCCAATTACCCTAAGGACAAGATAAAGGACAGGGTACATGAGCTGTTGCGCCTGGTGGACTTAGAAGAAAAAGCTTATAGTTATCCTTCCCAATTAAGTGGCGGACAAAAGCAAAGAGTAGGTATAGCCAGGGCATTGGCCAATCACCCCCGCTTACTTCTAAGCGACGAAGCCACGTCCGCATTGGATCCCATGACGACCAGGTCTATACTCAAGCTGCTGAAGGAGATCAACAAAAAGTTCGGCATAACAATCATAGTCATCACCCACGAAATGGACGTCATAAAGGAAATCTGCGATGAAGTAGCCGTCATCGAGAACGGAAAGATAATAGAGCAAGCAGATGTAGTAGATCTGTTTACCAATCCTTCAACGCAGACCACCAGGGCATTTATTGAAGATATAACCGCTAATCTGCCCGAAGACATAAAGATTTTAGAAAAACCCGGAGAAAAATTTATAAAAATCAGTTTTACGGGTACTGCTACATCAGAAGCGGTAATATCTAACATGATCAGAAAATACGGCGTGGACGTCAACATAATCAGAGGAACTATTGACAACGTCAAGGACATATCCATAGGTAAGCTTCTTGTAAAGGTATCAGGCGATGCTGAGGGGGTCTCCTCTTCCCTCCAATACTTAAAAGAAAAGGGCCTAAAGGTAGAGGTGTTAACCGATGAACAGCATAATAAATGA
- a CDS encoding dipeptidase encodes MIIDFHCDTLTKVLDGEKSIKSDDMVRWGIKGQVFAVFMNPSYRKDFSVKALEMIDILYRAVELDQRLIFAVSYRDFERALKDNKVACMLSIEGGEALEGSLSLLRAYYRLGVRSMTLTWNGRNEIADGIGEEAGGGLTRFGQEVVKEMNRLGMLVDVSHLSVKGFWDVLNVSSAPVIASHSNCKALCSHRRNLDDDQMKALAQRGGVMGITYADVFLSDGKASLEDVVNHIDYAVNLMGIDHVALGSDYDGCDFPYGMTMEDVGEIPFLLKKRGYTDEDVSKIMYQNWLEVIKKVIG; translated from the coding sequence ATGATTATAGATTTTCACTGCGATACCTTGACCAAGGTTTTAGATGGTGAGAAGTCGATAAAGAGCGATGATATGGTGCGCTGGGGGATAAAAGGTCAGGTTTTTGCTGTATTCATGAATCCGTCTTATAGAAAGGACTTTTCGGTTAAGGCGCTGGAGATGATAGATATTCTTTACCGCGCTGTGGAACTTGACCAAAGGCTGATCTTTGCTGTTTCATATAGAGACTTTGAAAGAGCTTTAAAAGATAATAAGGTTGCGTGCATGCTGTCTATAGAGGGTGGAGAAGCCCTTGAAGGCAGTCTTTCGCTTCTCAGGGCTTATTACAGGCTCGGAGTCAGATCCATGACGCTTACGTGGAATGGGAGAAACGAGATAGCCGATGGTATAGGGGAAGAAGCCGGAGGTGGGTTAACCCGTTTTGGCCAAGAGGTTGTAAAGGAGATGAATAGGCTTGGCATGTTGGTGGATGTGTCCCATCTCAGCGTAAAGGGCTTTTGGGATGTTCTCAATGTATCTTCGGCTCCTGTGATCGCTTCTCATTCTAACTGTAAGGCTTTATGTTCCCATAGGCGAAATTTAGACGATGATCAGATGAAGGCTTTGGCTCAGCGCGGTGGCGTCATGGGCATAACCTACGCTGATGTGTTTTTAAGCGATGGCAAGGCTTCACTTGAAGACGTAGTGAACCACATAGACTACGCTGTAAATCTTATGGGTATAGATCACGTGGCATTGGGGTCTGATTACGATGGCTGTGACTTTCCTTATGGAATGACCATGGAAGATGTGGGTGAAATTCCGTTTTTGCTCAAAAAAAGAGGTTATACTGATGAGGATGTGAGTAAAATCATGTACCAAAACTGGCTAGAAGTCATAAAAAAAGTGATAGGTTAA
- a CDS encoding DUF2156 domain-containing protein, with translation MRLLKLLHIEDKNILDFFFKKYPPQISEYTFTNLYMWNHRYNLHYEVIQDCLCLVSQKDAITILPPVGDESNTIKALEKLWERYAKEGLSVFFERFPEHMAKKIKELFNVNMVLDEDNSDYVYNTSDLINLSGRKYHSKKNHVNRFKKLYNYTVENLSKNHVAECLSFTEKWLEDKDLQQNPGLLEEFHSIKTFFENYEIFDVKGIVVKIQGEIQGYTFGELLNPDTAVVHIEKANPDIPDLYAFINQCFAETAWASIPYINREQDMGIPGLRRAKQSYHPVKMVYKYRGQM, from the coding sequence GTGAGATTATTGAAATTATTACACATAGAAGACAAAAATATCCTGGATTTTTTCTTCAAAAAATACCCTCCGCAGATCTCCGAATACACCTTTACAAACCTTTATATGTGGAATCACCGCTACAACCTTCACTACGAAGTAATTCAAGATTGCCTTTGCCTTGTATCTCAAAAAGACGCCATCACCATACTGCCCCCAGTAGGCGATGAATCCAACACCATAAAAGCCCTTGAAAAATTATGGGAACGATACGCCAAAGAAGGATTAAGCGTATTCTTTGAGCGTTTTCCAGAACATATGGCAAAAAAAATAAAAGAACTTTTTAATGTGAACATGGTCCTAGACGAGGACAACAGCGACTACGTGTACAACACCAGTGACCTCATAAACTTATCCGGGCGAAAATACCATTCGAAGAAAAACCACGTAAACCGCTTTAAAAAGCTGTACAATTACACTGTGGAAAACCTAAGCAAAAATCATGTCGCAGAATGTTTGAGCTTTACAGAAAAGTGGCTTGAGGACAAAGACCTCCAGCAAAACCCTGGCCTATTGGAGGAATTTCACTCTATAAAGACCTTTTTTGAAAATTACGAAATATTCGATGTAAAAGGTATTGTAGTAAAAATACAAGGAGAAATACAAGGTTATACCTTTGGCGAATTGCTCAACCCTGATACAGCCGTAGTGCATATAGAAAAGGCCAACCCGGATATACCTGATCTATATGCCTTTATAAACCAATGCTTCGCAGAGACCGCATGGGCTTCCATACCTTATATCAATAGAGAGCAGGATATGGGTATACCCGGGTTGAGGAGAGCTAAACAATCCTATCATCCCGTAAAGATGGTCTACAAGTACAGGGGACAAATGTAA
- the folE gene encoding GTP cyclohydrolase I FolE, protein MNEEKIKEAIRVILEEIGEDPDREGLKDTPDRVYRMYKEIFSGIGADPKEVLTAVFREEHNELVIVKDIRFYSMCEHHMVPFFGRAHVGYLPDGKIIGLSKIARLVDVVSKRLQLQERMTKMIADSLEQRLKPKGVIVMLEAEHLCMSMRGVKRPGSTTVTVATRGIFNTDENMRKRFFELVK, encoded by the coding sequence TTGAATGAGGAAAAGATAAAAGAGGCGATAAGGGTAATATTAGAAGAGATAGGCGAGGATCCTGATAGAGAAGGTTTAAAGGATACCCCTGATAGGGTATACAGGATGTATAAGGAGATTTTCTCAGGCATAGGTGCGGATCCTAAAGAGGTACTGACAGCTGTTTTTCGCGAGGAGCACAACGAATTGGTCATTGTAAAAGATATAAGGTTTTATTCTATGTGTGAACACCATATGGTGCCTTTTTTTGGCAGAGCTCACGTAGGCTATCTTCCCGATGGAAAAATAATAGGCCTGAGCAAGATAGCACGTCTGGTCGATGTGGTCAGCAAGAGATTGCAGCTGCAAGAGCGCATGACCAAGATGATAGCTGATTCCCTGGAACAGCGGTTAAAGCCCAAAGGCGTTATTGTCATGCTGGAAGCGGAGCACCTTTGCATGAGCATGAGGGGTGTGAAAAGGCCGGGTTCTACGACTGTGACAGTAGCTACCAGGGGAATTTTTAACACCGATGAGAATATGAGAAAGAGGTTTTTTGAGTTGGTGAAATAA
- a CDS encoding class I SAM-dependent DNA methyltransferase, with product MYEQFARFYDRLGWGDYARNLWPHIKEYMDTINFKPYNMLDVACGTGVLTINASKDGIIAEGLDISDEMLKEAKKNSERAGVSVKYYRCNMCDFDLNKKYDLVTCTFDAINHLRTFEEWTAMFRCVKRHLRDCGLFIFDMNTLKDLKENWNNIKVRKHPRGDYTISKSISFGDMACVTFTAFVKKDDGLFEGYEESIMEVSFPLEKVVDSLVQIGFRNVTIMDNRFKIADPDSLDRAFISCRA from the coding sequence ATGTACGAACAGTTTGCTAGGTTTTATGATAGGCTGGGCTGGGGGGATTACGCGAGAAACTTGTGGCCGCATATTAAAGAGTATATGGATACTATTAATTTTAAACCTTATAACATGCTGGATGTGGCCTGTGGTACCGGTGTTTTAACGATTAACGCGTCAAAAGACGGCATAATTGCAGAAGGATTGGATATATCCGATGAGATGCTAAAAGAAGCAAAAAAAAATTCTGAAAGAGCGGGCGTCAGCGTAAAGTACTATCGATGCAACATGTGCGATTTTGACCTGAATAAAAAGTACGATCTTGTTACATGCACCTTTGATGCTATAAATCACCTCAGAACTTTTGAAGAGTGGACCGCCATGTTTAGGTGTGTCAAAAGGCATTTAAGAGATTGCGGCCTTTTTATTTTTGACATGAACACGTTAAAAGACCTGAAAGAAAACTGGAACAATATAAAAGTCAGGAAACATCCAAGAGGTGACTACACCATATCCAAGAGCATATCCTTTGGCGATATGGCTTGTGTGACTTTTACTGCTTTTGTTAAAAAGGACGACGGACTTTTTGAGGGATACGAAGAGAGCATTATGGAAGTCAGTTTTCCCTTGGAAAAAGTGGTGGATTCACTGGTACAAATAGGTTTTAGGAATGTGACTATTATGGATAATCGGTTCAAAATCGCTGATCCTGATAGCCTTGACAGAGCTTTTATATCCTGTAGAGCATAA
- a CDS encoding methionine ABC transporter permease, with protein sequence MNSIINEFVNLYQIIAPSLIQTVYMVFFSTLFAVLFGAPLGIILVITRKGNIWEKPRLNSVLGVIINTARSVPFIILMIAIFPISRFIVGTTIGTTAAIVPLALSATPFVARVIESSLLEVNWGVIEASLSMGASIPQIIFKVLLPEARSSLVLGITLTVINIIGYSAMAGAIGGGGLGDLAIRYGYMRFQTDVLVATIVILIIMVQVIQSTGNYIAAILNKK encoded by the coding sequence ATGAACAGCATAATAAATGAGTTCGTAAATCTGTACCAAATCATAGCTCCCTCTTTGATCCAAACCGTATACATGGTGTTTTTCTCAACTCTTTTTGCCGTTCTCTTTGGAGCACCACTGGGGATTATCCTGGTAATAACTCGAAAAGGCAACATATGGGAGAAACCTCGCCTCAACAGTGTGCTGGGAGTTATCATCAATACGGCCAGGTCCGTGCCTTTTATTATACTGATGATAGCTATATTTCCTATATCCCGCTTTATTGTGGGCACTACCATAGGTACCACCGCGGCTATCGTGCCCCTGGCTTTATCTGCAACTCCTTTTGTAGCCAGGGTGATAGAGAGTTCTCTACTAGAAGTAAACTGGGGCGTAATAGAAGCATCTCTCTCCATGGGCGCGTCCATCCCCCAGATCATATTCAAAGTACTGCTACCTGAAGCCAGGTCGTCGCTGGTATTAGGCATAACGTTGACCGTAATAAACATCATAGGTTACTCCGCCATGGCAGGAGCCATCGGTGGAGGAGGGCTAGGAGACCTGGCCATAAGGTACGGGTATATGAGATTCCAAACAGATGTATTGGTCGCTACCATAGTGATACTTATAATAATGGTCCAGGTGATTCAATCCACAGGAAATTATATTGCAGCTATACTCAATAAGAAATAA
- the pdaA gene encoding delta-lactam-biosynthetic de-N-acetylase, with the protein MKKILSLAIAVIIFIAAGCSFSTKPKVTKVYPQKEKTQQESANDSIQRSESHRISNESKVPEKTAEQTNEKTNEETKPVKIGEAAAQPGYDNKIIGWGLKQNTDQKPPEVPSSWVEMLKKYNGYYIGNTAKKEVYLTFDEGYEAGNTGRILDILKDNGVKAAFFVTGHFVKTNPELVIRMVKEGHIVGNHTVNHPSMPTISNEKIKQELDGVQEAVYNLTHYKMIYMRPPKGEFNERTLAYTSELGYKTVFWSLALADWQPLPGGPEESYNTVMKYMHPGAIILLHAVSKDDTEALDKIIKSIKQQGYVFKSLDQLQ; encoded by the coding sequence TTGAAAAAGATTTTGTCGCTGGCTATAGCTGTAATAATTTTCATCGCTGCAGGGTGTAGTTTTAGTACAAAGCCCAAGGTGACAAAAGTTTATCCCCAGAAAGAAAAAACTCAGCAAGAATCAGCAAATGATAGTATTCAGAGAAGTGAGAGTCACCGTATATCCAATGAAAGTAAAGTGCCTGAAAAAACGGCTGAACAAACAAATGAAAAGACTAATGAGGAGACTAAACCCGTTAAAATCGGCGAGGCAGCAGCTCAGCCGGGATACGACAATAAAATAATTGGCTGGGGCTTAAAGCAGAACACGGATCAGAAACCTCCTGAAGTCCCTAGTAGCTGGGTTGAAATGCTCAAAAAGTACAACGGCTATTATATAGGTAATACCGCTAAAAAGGAGGTATACCTTACTTTTGATGAAGGCTATGAAGCAGGCAATACAGGTCGCATTTTGGATATACTTAAGGACAACGGCGTAAAAGCGGCTTTCTTTGTCACAGGGCACTTTGTAAAGACTAACCCCGAACTGGTAATTCGCATGGTAAAGGAAGGGCATATTGTGGGTAATCACACGGTCAACCATCCCAGTATGCCTACTATAAGCAATGAGAAAATAAAGCAGGAGCTGGACGGAGTTCAGGAAGCTGTATACAATCTGACCCATTACAAAATGATATATATGAGGCCGCCTAAAGGAGAGTTCAATGAGCGCACACTGGCTTATACCAGTGAACTGGGCTATAAAACGGTCTTTTGGAGCCTGGCCCTTGCTGATTGGCAACCGTTGCCAGGTGGTCCTGAAGAGAGCTACAATACTGTAATGAAATACATGCACCCTGGCGCTATTATACTGCTCCATGCTGTTTCCAAGGACGACACTGAAGCCTTAGATAAGATTATAAAGAGCATAAAACAACAGGGATATGTTTTCAAAAGCCTAGATCAATTACAATAA